From Nonlabens sp. Ci31, the proteins below share one genomic window:
- a CDS encoding outer membrane beta-barrel family protein, whose amino-acid sequence MKYLPFFIFLLVLSTTAQNDLTGNVWTKEKVAIPYATVVTFKMPDSTFYKATATDEKGTFKFNNFEQGAYTFQFSSVGYVTLSRKQNITGSGKIGDFFLDEDTEQLEAVVVTASKPTIDKKTDRLIFNVENTVLSTGNTQNLLKKTPGVFEMEGTYMVQNSPAVIYINNKRVYLTSDELSTLLRSYSADNINSVEVITNPPASYDAEGVAVININTSKGISLGYKGNVNGEWTQGTFTKYQVGSSHFYKNNWLNVYANYNFNPRKDFKFDDSQIGFFNPDGSRSERWFTELEKVDRSAAHNFNTIVDINVDKKNALSFSGNFSTNQNNDVNYQNETLILPDGGTSFSGFNADSQFEKNRTNGFVNAQWQHSLNENGASLTLEGNYIFTNSDQLQDLSTRFFDNNQATTGTNSFLTDALQEIDIYTAKLDYNTSIGNYAFSTGLKFSNVASSSSQNFFDTNSGVVFDPAKSDLFLYDENIFAAYAQIDRSWEKWSFAAGLRAEQTDVEGISESLGQVNTQEYLELFPNLALTNQFNENNSYTLSYKRSIDRPRYADLNPFRTFINDFNFNTGNPNLQPAFNNKFTLSWNHKNTWFLDTYFLYTADMLNDVPFQNNTTNVLNSQSINLNYELQYSIDAATYQYVNSSWYTGISTSLFYMENETRAIQSGGVDVVNSTTGFYLNSFNRFNLADNRTLSMDVDVTYLSSILFGTYEWGDSLGVNMSFNKSLWNRRAQLTLAFTDIFRTQNQRMTTRYLNQDNFYLSLPETRTVSVGFTYNFGNFRLENNEVTTPEEQNRTTKKERGL is encoded by the coding sequence ATGAAATATTTACCCTTTTTTATTTTTCTCCTAGTCCTTAGTACGACCGCTCAAAATGATCTTACAGGAAATGTATGGACTAAAGAGAAAGTCGCCATCCCCTATGCCACTGTTGTAACTTTTAAAATGCCTGACAGCACCTTTTACAAAGCAACGGCAACAGATGAAAAAGGAACGTTTAAATTCAATAATTTTGAGCAGGGAGCATACACCTTTCAGTTTTCTTCTGTTGGATATGTGACGCTTTCGCGAAAGCAAAACATTACTGGCTCTGGGAAAATAGGAGATTTCTTTCTTGACGAAGATACCGAACAATTGGAGGCTGTCGTGGTAACCGCAAGCAAACCTACTATAGATAAAAAGACCGATAGATTAATTTTTAATGTAGAAAATACCGTCTTAAGTACGGGAAACACTCAAAACCTATTGAAAAAGACACCTGGAGTCTTTGAAATGGAAGGAACCTACATGGTTCAAAATTCGCCCGCGGTGATTTATATCAACAACAAGCGTGTGTACCTGACTAGTGATGAACTGAGTACATTACTACGCAGTTATAGCGCTGACAATATCAATAGTGTAGAGGTCATTACAAACCCGCCGGCGAGTTATGATGCAGAAGGTGTTGCCGTGATCAATATCAATACTTCTAAAGGTATTTCACTAGGTTATAAAGGAAATGTAAACGGAGAATGGACCCAAGGAACCTTTACTAAATACCAAGTAGGAAGCTCCCATTTTTACAAGAACAACTGGCTTAATGTGTATGCCAATTACAACTTTAACCCTAGGAAAGACTTCAAGTTTGACGACTCACAAATAGGTTTCTTTAATCCAGATGGCAGTAGGTCAGAAAGGTGGTTCACAGAACTAGAAAAAGTAGATCGCAGTGCAGCTCATAACTTCAATACCATTGTTGATATTAACGTAGATAAGAAAAACGCTTTAAGCTTTTCTGGTAATTTTAGCACCAACCAAAATAACGATGTCAATTATCAAAATGAGACGCTCATTTTACCAGATGGAGGAACGAGCTTTTCTGGATTTAACGCGGACTCTCAATTTGAGAAAAATAGAACTAATGGCTTTGTAAACGCACAGTGGCAGCACAGTCTTAATGAAAACGGTGCTTCTCTAACTTTAGAAGGGAATTACATTTTTACCAATAGCGATCAACTACAAGATTTAAGCACCCGATTTTTTGACAACAATCAGGCGACGACAGGAACAAACAGTTTTTTAACTGATGCCCTTCAAGAAATCGATATTTATACCGCAAAATTAGATTACAATACCTCTATAGGAAATTATGCCTTTAGTACGGGTTTAAAATTCTCCAACGTTGCTTCAAGCAGTTCACAAAATTTCTTTGATACCAATAGTGGCGTTGTTTTTGACCCCGCAAAATCTGATTTATTTCTTTATGACGAAAATATTTTTGCTGCCTACGCACAAATAGATCGCAGTTGGGAAAAATGGTCGTTTGCCGCTGGATTGCGCGCAGAACAGACTGATGTAGAGGGAATCTCAGAGTCTCTAGGCCAAGTGAATACCCAAGAATACCTGGAGTTATTCCCTAATCTAGCACTGACCAACCAATTTAACGAGAATAATTCTTACACTTTAAGCTATAAAAGATCCATTGATAGACCTCGATACGCAGACTTAAATCCGTTCCGTACTTTTATAAATGACTTTAATTTTAATACTGGAAATCCTAATCTGCAACCAGCATTCAATAACAAATTCACCTTAAGCTGGAACCATAAAAACACCTGGTTTTTAGACACTTATTTTCTGTATACCGCAGACATGTTGAACGACGTACCTTTTCAAAACAATACTACTAATGTATTGAACTCACAGAGCATCAACTTGAACTATGAATTACAGTACAGCATAGACGCTGCCACTTACCAATATGTAAATAGCAGCTGGTATACGGGAATCAGTACAAGTTTGTTCTACATGGAAAATGAAACCAGAGCAATTCAATCTGGAGGAGTTGATGTGGTCAATTCTACTACTGGATTCTACCTCAACTCCTTTAACAGATTTAACCTTGCAGATAACCGAACCTTATCTATGGATGTAGACGTCACCTATTTATCGAGCATCCTCTTTGGAACTTATGAATGGGGAGATTCTTTAGGCGTTAACATGAGTTTTAATAAGAGTCTCTGGAACAGAAGAGCACAACTCACTCTGGCTTTTACTGATATTTTTAGAACACAAAACCAAAGAATGACCACCCGTTATTTAAATCAAGATAATTTCTATCTGAGCTTGCCAGAAACGAGAACAGTAAGTGTGGGCTTTACTTATAACTTCGGTAATTTCAGACTGGAAAATAATGAGGTGACTACTCCTGAAGAACAAAATCGCACCACTAAAAAAGAACGCGGACTTTAA
- the lepA gene encoding translation elongation factor 4, with product MKNIRNFCIIAHIDHGKSTLADRLLDATHTVTKRESQAQLLDSMDLERERGITIKSHAIQMDYTAPDGEQYILNLIDTPGHVDFSYEVSRSIAACEGALLIVDAAQSIQAQTISNLYLALENNLEIIPVLNKIDLPSANPEEVTDDIVDLLGCDPSDVIPASAKTGQGIQEILDAIIAKIPAPKGNPDEPLQALVFDSQYNQFRGVETIFRVINGSIKKGQHIKFVATGESYYADEVGTLKLTQVAKKEIKTGDVGYLITGIKEAKEVKVGDTITDHANPTTNPIGGFENVKPMVFAGIYPVDTEDYEDLRSSMEKLQLNDASLVFAAESSAALGFGFRCGFLGMLHLEIIQERLEREFDMTVITTVPNVSYHAYTHKNPEEILIVNNPTDLPDPSSLNRVEEPYIKATIITKADFVGNVMSLCIEKRGIVTNQTYLTTERVELTFDMPLAEIVFDFYDRLKTVSKGYASFDYAPIGMRESKLVRVDILLNAQTVDALSALIHADNAYNIGKKMVEKLRELIPRQQFDIPVQAAIGAKIIARETIKALRKDVTAKCYGGDISRKRKLLEKQKKGKKRMRQVGNVEIPQQAFMAVLKLND from the coding sequence ATGAAGAATATACGTAATTTTTGTATCATCGCACATATTGATCACGGCAAGAGCACACTGGCAGACAGGCTGTTAGATGCTACGCACACGGTTACAAAGCGGGAATCTCAAGCGCAGTTGCTGGACAGTATGGATCTAGAAAGAGAACGCGGGATAACGATAAAATCGCACGCGATTCAAATGGATTATACGGCTCCAGATGGGGAACAATATATTTTAAATTTGATTGATACCCCTGGACATGTTGACTTTTCTTATGAGGTATCGCGTTCCATAGCCGCTTGCGAAGGTGCCTTACTTATCGTTGATGCGGCACAAAGTATACAAGCACAAACCATTTCTAATCTTTACCTCGCTTTAGAAAACAACTTGGAAATTATTCCTGTGCTTAATAAAATAGACCTTCCTAGTGCCAATCCAGAAGAAGTAACAGACGATATCGTAGATTTATTAGGTTGTGATCCTAGTGATGTTATTCCTGCCAGTGCTAAAACAGGACAAGGAATTCAAGAAATTTTAGATGCTATTATAGCAAAAATTCCTGCTCCTAAAGGGAATCCAGATGAACCGCTACAAGCGCTCGTTTTTGACTCCCAGTACAACCAGTTCCGTGGAGTGGAGACTATTTTTAGAGTGATCAATGGCTCTATAAAAAAAGGACAGCACATTAAGTTTGTCGCTACAGGAGAAAGCTATTATGCTGATGAGGTGGGGACTTTAAAACTCACTCAAGTTGCTAAAAAAGAAATAAAAACTGGCGATGTAGGCTATCTTATTACCGGTATCAAAGAAGCCAAAGAAGTAAAAGTAGGTGATACGATTACAGACCATGCAAATCCAACTACAAATCCTATAGGTGGATTTGAAAATGTAAAGCCTATGGTCTTTGCTGGTATTTATCCAGTAGATACTGAGGATTATGAAGATTTGAGATCCAGTATGGAAAAACTCCAACTCAATGACGCATCTTTAGTTTTTGCAGCAGAAAGTAGTGCAGCTTTAGGTTTTGGATTCCGTTGTGGGTTCTTAGGTATGTTGCACTTAGAAATTATCCAAGAGCGACTGGAACGCGAATTTGACATGACCGTTATTACCACAGTTCCTAACGTGTCTTATCATGCCTATACGCATAAGAATCCAGAGGAGATCCTTATTGTAAATAACCCAACAGATCTTCCAGATCCTTCTAGTTTGAATAGAGTAGAAGAGCCTTATATCAAAGCTACCATCATAACAAAAGCTGATTTTGTGGGTAATGTGATGTCGTTATGTATCGAGAAACGAGGTATAGTGACCAATCAGACGTATTTAACCACAGAGCGTGTAGAATTGACTTTTGACATGCCACTTGCAGAAATCGTTTTTGATTTTTATGACAGGTTGAAGACCGTTTCTAAAGGTTATGCCTCTTTTGATTACGCACCTATCGGGATGCGAGAATCAAAATTAGTACGAGTAGATATTTTATTAAACGCACAGACTGTTGATGCCTTGAGTGCATTGATTCACGCTGATAATGCTTATAACATCGGTAAAAAGATGGTAGAAAAGCTGCGTGAATTGATTCCGAGACAACAATTTGATATACCGGTACAGGCGGCGATAGGAGCAAAAATAATTGCTCGTGAAACGATCAAAGCTTTACGTAAAGATGTAACAGCAAAATGTTATGGTGGAGACATCTCTCGTAAGCGTAAGCTTCTTGAAAAGCAAAAGAAAGGAAAGAAACGCATGCGTCAGGTGGGTAATGTAGAAATTCCACAACAGGCATTTATGGCGGTCTTAAAACTGAACGATTAA
- a CDS encoding cation:proton antiporter — protein MLELAGIIILGILAQWMAWRLKIPAILPLIIIGLLVGPIATLYMDAKIIEPIWNGEKGLFPGDSLFYFVSLAISIILFEGGLTLKRAEILNTGPVIGKLISIAVLITFIGGGVSAHYIFGLSWKISLLFSALIIVTGPTVITPILRNIPLKKDLSSILKWEGILIDPIGALFAVLVFEFISAGAGGEFTLVALEEFGKIVLFGFTFGFSFAHALVFSIKKKLIPHYLLNVFTLAAVLGVFVLSDAFAHESGLLAVVVMGMVMGNMNLPNLKELLYFKESLSVLLISILFILLSANINMEDLYLIYRWETAVLFAIIAFVIRPLGVFASSTNSGLQTNEKLFISWVGPRGIVAAGIASLFGSKLVSQGVEGAEYITPLVFMIVLGTVLLNATTARLFAKMVGVFLEKSNGIMIVGASKFSRIIASYLKDHGRSVVLVDTNANNIRVAKEQGLDAITADIYSDSISDDIEFNNIGFLLALTGNSQINDYALERFSERFGENGAYRLVHSTEINNPNKNSDAGLFSATDDYVNMMEVARYHGKIHEMAIKSQDHFKGLIEITKTDNDIIPLFVRNDNKIDIIPSMALDLEIEEGSVLAYLGKEIIEKETGEVIMDKESS, from the coding sequence ATGCTAGAATTAGCAGGAATTATCATATTAGGAATACTGGCACAGTGGATGGCATGGAGGCTTAAGATCCCTGCTATTCTTCCACTTATTATTATAGGTTTACTTGTCGGCCCTATAGCTACCTTATATATGGACGCTAAAATTATAGAACCCATATGGAATGGAGAGAAAGGCTTGTTTCCGGGAGACAGCTTATTTTATTTTGTTTCACTGGCGATCAGTATCATATTATTTGAAGGCGGACTAACTCTAAAGCGCGCCGAAATACTAAATACAGGACCTGTAATAGGTAAGTTAATCTCTATTGCTGTGCTGATCACTTTTATAGGTGGTGGTGTGTCAGCACATTATATTTTTGGATTGAGCTGGAAAATCTCTTTGCTTTTCTCTGCCCTTATTATTGTAACTGGACCTACTGTAATCACTCCTATCCTTAGAAATATTCCTCTTAAAAAAGACCTGAGTTCTATCTTGAAATGGGAAGGGATTCTTATAGATCCTATAGGTGCGTTGTTTGCTGTATTGGTTTTTGAGTTTATTAGTGCTGGTGCTGGTGGCGAATTCACCTTAGTAGCTTTAGAAGAATTTGGTAAGATCGTTTTATTCGGTTTTACTTTTGGTTTTTCTTTTGCACATGCCCTGGTATTTTCTATTAAAAAGAAACTCATTCCTCATTATTTATTGAATGTCTTTACTCTAGCAGCAGTGCTAGGAGTTTTTGTATTGAGTGATGCTTTTGCACATGAATCTGGGTTACTTGCTGTTGTAGTGATGGGAATGGTAATGGGTAATATGAATTTACCCAACCTTAAAGAATTGCTTTACTTTAAAGAATCACTGAGTGTATTGCTTATCTCTATACTCTTTATATTGCTGTCTGCAAACATCAACATGGAAGATCTCTACTTGATCTATAGATGGGAAACTGCTGTTCTATTTGCCATCATAGCATTTGTCATTAGGCCATTAGGTGTGTTTGCTAGTTCTACCAATAGCGGTTTGCAAACCAACGAAAAACTGTTTATTTCTTGGGTAGGACCACGTGGTATTGTTGCTGCTGGTATCGCCTCATTATTCGGTTCTAAACTGGTATCTCAAGGCGTTGAAGGAGCAGAATACATCACCCCGCTAGTTTTTATGATCGTACTAGGTACGGTATTGCTCAATGCTACTACGGCACGACTGTTTGCAAAAATGGTAGGTGTATTTCTTGAGAAATCTAACGGTATCATGATCGTAGGGGCCTCAAAATTCTCTAGAATTATTGCTTCTTACCTAAAGGATCATGGGCGTAGTGTGGTTTTAGTAGATACCAATGCGAACAATATACGTGTTGCAAAAGAACAAGGACTAGACGCTATAACAGCAGACATTTATTCGGACTCCATATCTGATGATATTGAATTTAACAACATAGGCTTTTTATTAGCGCTTACTGGTAATTCACAAATTAATGACTATGCTTTGGAACGTTTCAGCGAGCGTTTTGGTGAGAATGGAGCTTACCGATTAGTGCACTCTACCGAAATCAACAACCCTAATAAAAACTCTGATGCTGGTTTATTTTCTGCAACAGATGATTATGTAAACATGATGGAGGTGGCTCGATATCACGGTAAAATTCATGAGATGGCCATCAAATCTCAAGATCATTTTAAAGGACTTATAGAAATTACAAAGACCGATAATGATATCATCCCACTATTTGTAAGAAACGATAATAAGATCGATATCATCCCATCCATGGCGCTCGATTTAGAGATTGAAGAAGGCAGTGTGCTTGCTTACCTCGGGAAAGAAATAATAGAAAAAGAAACTGGAGAAGTAATTATGGATAAAGAATCCTCCTAA
- a CDS encoding universal stress protein: MSDPSFKNIAIGIAFSPTLEANVSEAARLSCMLGAKLLLIHVGKGSPEKIQIIDQFIGNCNQSQLSYELLFKEGEPVEVILQAVQEYRIDLLLLGALKQEKFVKFYLGSIARKITRKATCSVLLITNPSVVRKACKHLVVNGLKDAHTERTIETAFYVAHSLGSNQLTIVEEIDQQKISIKIDDDQSLRKANLLKEKLKRQEESRVRGILSDIPEEQKKAIHIETQAIFGKRGYSIGHYAQIARADLLVMNGPKKSTFLNRFFPHDLEYILKELPTDVLIVR, encoded by the coding sequence TTGAGTGATCCCTCATTTAAAAACATAGCGATAGGAATCGCATTTTCCCCTACTTTAGAAGCAAACGTAAGTGAAGCCGCTAGACTAAGTTGTATGTTGGGAGCAAAATTATTACTTATTCACGTAGGTAAAGGAAGCCCAGAAAAAATACAGATCATTGATCAATTTATAGGAAATTGTAATCAATCGCAATTATCCTACGAGCTCCTCTTTAAAGAAGGAGAGCCGGTGGAAGTTATTTTACAAGCGGTTCAAGAATATCGTATAGACTTACTTTTATTAGGAGCATTAAAACAGGAGAAATTTGTAAAATTTTATTTAGGTTCTATCGCTCGTAAAATTACTAGAAAAGCTACTTGCTCCGTACTTCTAATTACCAATCCTAGTGTGGTTAGAAAAGCTTGTAAGCACTTAGTCGTTAACGGTTTAAAAGATGCGCATACGGAGCGCACCATAGAAACTGCTTTTTATGTAGCTCACAGTCTAGGCAGCAATCAACTCACTATTGTAGAAGAAATTGATCAACAAAAAATATCTATTAAAATTGATGATGATCAAAGTTTGCGCAAAGCAAACCTGCTTAAAGAAAAGTTAAAAAGGCAGGAAGAATCAAGAGTGCGAGGGATTTTAAGCGATATTCCTGAAGAACAGAAGAAAGCTATTCATATAGAAACACAAGCTATTTTTGGAAAACGAGGTTATTCTATAGGCCATTACGCACAAATAGCACGTGCTGACCTTCTGGTTATGAACGGACCTAAGAAATCTACTTTTTTAAACAGATTTTTTCCACATGATCTGGAATATATTTTAAAAGAATTACCTACTGATGTACTCATAGTTAGATGA